The following are from one region of the Phycisphaeraceae bacterium genome:
- a CDS encoding UbiX family flavin prenyltransferase, whose product MSSIPPSKRVVVGVSGASGAAYALRVVELLLDAGREVHLVVTEYGRRLLADEARVTRLELDALLSHLSGDGPVPVGLRRRLEPFDAAEWSSRLVIHPNKDVGAVIASGSFLHSGMVVVPCSSTSLGALATGSGSNLLTRAAMVTLKERRPLIVCHRESPLNLIDIENMRTLTLAGAIICPTNPGLYLQPQSVADIVDFVAGKVLDLLGVEHRLNTRWESKE is encoded by the coding sequence ATGAGCAGTATTCCCCCATCCAAACGGGTAGTAGTCGGGGTCAGCGGGGCTTCGGGGGCGGCGTATGCGCTGCGGGTGGTGGAACTGCTGCTCGACGCCGGGCGAGAAGTTCACCTTGTTGTGACAGAGTATGGAAGGCGGCTGCTGGCGGATGAAGCGAGGGTTACGCGGCTGGAACTCGACGCGCTGCTTTCGCATCTTTCGGGTGACGGCCCGGTGCCCGTGGGGCTGCGGCGTCGGCTGGAGCCGTTCGATGCAGCAGAGTGGTCGTCGCGGCTGGTGATTCACCCGAACAAGGACGTGGGGGCGGTGATCGCGTCGGGGAGTTTTCTGCACAGCGGGATGGTGGTGGTGCCGTGCAGTTCGACGAGCCTTGGGGCGCTAGCGACTGGCTCAGGGAGCAATCTGCTCACGCGGGCGGCGATGGTGACGCTTAAGGAGCGCCGGCCTTTGATCGTGTGTCACCGCGAGTCGCCGCTGAATCTGATTGATATCGAGAACATGCGAACGCTGACGCTGGCGGGCGCGATCATCTGCCCGACGAATCCGGGTTTGTATCTGCAGCCTCAGAGTGTGGCGGACATCGTGGACTTTGTTGCTGGCAAGGTGCTCGATCTACTCGGCGTCGAGCACAGGCTCAACACGCGATGGGAGTCGAAGGAGTGA